One genomic region from Cygnus atratus isolate AKBS03 ecotype Queensland, Australia chromosome 18, CAtr_DNAZoo_HiC_assembly, whole genome shotgun sequence encodes:
- the LOC118254018 gene encoding ATP-binding cassette sub-family A member 9-like, which translates to MSCWGSRAARAGKMQRIFKRASKMNQQTWALLWKNILLVWRKKTESFQEWITCAVFLLIIQTSSIMIDHSPRQEIPYQFLGRLDDPAFNATGVMLAYTPVTNTTRQIMSKVASDSVMTGILIEEVENEKILETRENFDDDIIGVVFKDDFSYHLRFQSYSVVSPNEAFEHIDACSNFSLNFCKVPSYWYVGFLSVQSSIDAAVIEMKTNRSVWEEMKSISGVRLRSPSIKPVYKLDYIWFIIYAVLCFSPYMYFLSVKVIREKKKLKVLMKAMGLQDLAFWLSWSLLYTIYISIMASLLTLITIKGVTLDRSFLEMYSFYFFYGIASIHFCFMLSSLLKQPNIASFVGFVLHVIFGLLGFMTIFEKVPPSLEWIFNLFSPFTFIAGISKIIKLEKYGPEFTPELYPLLNPCIVLTLDSVLYLLLAIYFDKVLPGKYGVPYPPAFFLRPSYWLQHGSRGAGPRAGGEGGHQPVLGCDTEPMPPGFEGKDAVRLNNIKKIYKRKDKKTEALRGLSLSIYEGQITALLGHSGSGKTALLNVLSGFSKPSAGSATIYNYEVSEVQDIEGIQAMVGICPQFNLHFEALTVKENLRLFAHIKGIQWKEAEQEVQKVLVQLDLVGLQDMHADALSGRQKRKLSLAIAILGNPQVLLLDEPTAGLDPCSRHHVWSLLKERQAGRIILFTTQSMDEADTHADRKAFLSNGRLQCVGSSLYLKRKWGIGYHLRMRINDACDPELASSLVRQYIPDAVFKGRNKDELCCLLPLENTDSFPDLFSHLDSGFLQGVVNYEVSRTTLADVFLKLEGEEAIDHEADGDLEERDQSLEVRPEAASPAASGMVLWRQQVRAMMRIRFLKLKHEGKLLRALLLMFGVFILPMLMLVIGFQLWDSSRISELTASFYFLPTEGKIQSKSTNLLIFNDTGSEIEDFIAALKFQSIMPEIALEKNITSLQLHNGAIKISLEGKSYRYTLMCGAEPINCFPVLVNILSNTFLRLFNSTARIRIWSNPFSSTQSPEVKRDVFFICLSHMLILASGLPPHFAVSSMEDYKVKARAQLRLAGLFPSAYWCGQALVDVLLFWALLCIMFGIVLLFNHTCPLQASTILPMIVCTAGYGFSLILLIYLIAFKFRKGRSNRYLWSFIFILVNFILYMISDSHEVYYVTFSTLIPLFPLLGLLSYSVRHIILFHNLPDSWNNIFIAVFAPYIHCLIFVFLLRHLEMRYGDTVTGHDPIFRIRQQRSLAQQNRDPPGQEAPEVQEERERVRSAMGSLQPQEALIVVNSLRKEYEDKKACSMFKKKKKVAVRNLSFSVKKGELLGLLGPNGSGKSTVMHMISGDTAVTAGEVLLQGCEAAAPPGQGGLGHCPQEDALWPELSVRQHLEAHAAVRGMRKEDAAVLISRMAKDLDLQKHLNTPARRLPAGEARKLSFAVSILGNPTVMLWDEPSVGMDVKGQRCLWKAMQTAVRSKARAAILTTRSLEEAALCDRVAVLVAGQLRYIGSLEELRRRFGTSYHLEVKLKDAGQSDALHAEILRLFPHAARQERISSLLSYKIPMEDVLPLSQSFSKLEAAKQNFRLEEYSLSLHTLQQVFLDLTSDLEEPDLEAASEGAAERRLLQP; encoded by the exons ATGTCGTGCTGGGGGAGCCGAGCTGCCAGGG CTGGGAAAATGCAGAGAATATTCAAGAGAGCCTCAAAAATGAACCAGCAAACCTGGGCTCTTTTGTGGAAAAACATTCTGCTGgtgtggaggaagaaaacagaaagtttcCAG GAATGGATTACATGTGCGGTTTTTCTCTTAATAATACAAACATCATCAATTATGATAGACCACTCCCCGCGGCAAGAAATCCCTTATCAATTCCTTGGGCGATTAGATGATCCTGCCTTTAACGCAACGGGAGTGATGCTGGCGTATACACCTGTAACAAACACCACCAGGCAGATAATGAGCAAAGTGGCTTCAGACTCCGTAATGACAG GTATATTAATAGAAGAGGTGGAAAACGAGAAAATCCTggaaacaagagaaaatttCGATGATGACATTATTGGTGTTGTTTTTAAGGATGACTTCTCCTACCATCTCAGATTTCAGAGTTACAGCGTGGTGTCTCCAAACGAAGCCTTTGAACACAttg ATGCCTGCAgcaatttttcattaaacttcTGCAAGGTTCCTTCGTACTGGTATGTGGGCTTCCTATCGGTGCAGTCCAGCATTGATGCAGCAGTCATAGAA ATGAAAACCAACCGTTCTGTCTGGGAAGAGATGAAATCAATTAGCGGCGTGCGTCTGCGATCCCCCTCGATCAAGCCCGTCTACAAGTTGGATTATATTTGGTTCATCATTTACGCCGTGTTGTGTTTCTCCCCGTATATGTACTTTCTCTCGGTGAAAGTtatcagggagaaaaagaagctgaaggtGTTGATGAAAGCCATGGGTTTACAAGACCTCGCCTTCTG GTTGTCCTGGAGCCTCTTGTACACCATTTATATTTCAATCATGGCCAGTCTGCTGACTCTGATCACGATTAAAGGAGTCACCCTCGATCGCAGCTTTTTGGAAAtgtattccttttatttcttttatggtATAGCATCT aTTCACTTCTGTTTCATGCTCAGCTCCTTGCTAAAGCAGCCTAATATTGCCAGTTTCGTGGGATTTGTCCTTCACGTCATCTTTGGATTACTGGGCTTTATGACAATATTTGAAAAAGTGCCCCCATCTTTGGAGTGGATTTTTAACCTCTTCAGTCCTTTCACCTTTATAGCTGGCATCTCAAAG attataaaattagaaaaatatggaCCGGAATTTACACCAGAATTGTACCCTCTCCTTAACCCATGCATCGTACTGACCCTTGACAGTGTTTTGTATTTGCTGCTGGCCATCTATTTTGATAAGGTTTTGCCTG GCAAGTACGGGGTGCCGTACCCTCCTGCCTTCTTCCTGAGGCCGTCATACTGGCTGCAGCATGGGAGCCGGGGCGCGGGGCCACGAGCTGGCGGCGAGGGTGGCCACCAGCCTGTCCTCGGCTGTGACACCGAGCCGATGCCACCAGGCTTCGAGGGGAAGGATGCCGTCAG ActaaacaatataaaaaaaatatacaagagGAAGGACAAGAAAACCGAAGCTTTAAGAG GTTTGTCCTTAAGCATTTATGAAGGCCAGATCACTGCGTTACTTGGGCACAGCGGATCTGGAAAAACGGCTCTCTTAAACGTGCTCAGTGGATTTTCCAAGCCTTCAGCAG GTTCTGCAACGATATACAACTACGAGGTATCTGAAGTACAGGATATAGAAGGAATTCAGGCAATGGTTGGGATTTGCCCacaatttaatttgcattttgaagcCTTAACGGTGAAGGAAAACTTGAGACTTTTTGCTCACATCAAAGGGATTCAGtggaaggaagcagagcaaGAG GTGCAGAAAGTCTTGGTGCAGTTGGACCTCGTTGGCCTTCAGGACATGCACGCTGATGCTCTGAGTGggagacaaaaaagaaaactgtctcTTGCAATTGCAATTTTAGGGAATCCCCAG GTGTTGCTCTTGGACGAGCCGACGGCCGGGTTGGACCCGTGCTCCCGGCACCATGTGTGGAGCCTCCTGAAGGAGCGGCAGGCCGGCCGCATCATCCTCTTCACCACCCAGTCCATGGACGAGGCCGACACGCACGCCG ATCGGAAGGCTTTTCTCTCAAATGGGAGATTACAGTGTGTTGGCTCATCTCTGTACTTGAAGAGAAAATGGGGAATTGGCTATCACTTAAG GATGCGCATAAATGATGCGTGCGACCCTGAGCTTGCATCCTCCCTGGTCAGGCAGTACATCCCCGATGCTGTGTTCAAAGGACGGAACAAGGATGAGCTGTGTTGCTTGCTACCTCTGGAAAACACTGACAGCTTCCCAG ATCTGTTCAGCCATCTCGACAGCGGTTTCTTGCAGGGGGTTGTGAATTACGAGGTCAGCAGGACAACGCTGGCTGATGTTTTCCTGAAGCTGGAGGGTGAGGAAGCCATTGATCATGAAG CAGACGGAGACCTGGAGGAGAGGGACCAGAGCCTCGAGGTGCGTCCCGAAGCAGCGAGCCCCGCCGCGAGCGGCATGGTGCTCTGGAGGCAGCAAGTCCGTGCCATGATGAGAATTCGCTTCCTAAAACTAAAGCACGAAGGAAAGCTTCTGAGGGCCTT ATTGCTGATGTTTGGAGTATTTATCCTTCCAATGCTTATGCTTGTCATTGGATTTCAATTATGGGACAGCTCCAGAATCTCAGAACTGACCGCCAGCTTCTATTTTCTTCCCACTGAAGGCAAAATTCAAAGCAAGTCGACAAATCTTCTCATCTTCAATGATACAG GATCAGAAATTGAGGATTTCATTGCTGCTTTGAAGTTTCAAAGCATAATGCCAGAAATAGCTCTTGAGAAAAATATCACAAGCCTGCAACTACATAATGGAGCTATAAAAATATCCCTGGAAGGCAAG AGCTACCGATACACGCTCATGTGTGGCGCAGAGCCCATCAACTGCTTCCCCGTGCTCGTGAACATCCTCAGCAACACCTTCCTGAGGCTCTTCAACTCCACTGCACGCATCCGCATCTGGAGCAACCCCTTCTCTAGC aCACAAAGCCCAGAAGTGAAGCgtgatgtttttttcatctgtctcaGCCACATGCTGATTTTGGCTTCTGGTTTGCCTCCTCACTTCGCAGTGAGCAGCATGGAGGATTACAAG GTAAAGGCTCGCGCCCAGCTGCGGCTCGCAGGGCTCTTCCCTTCAGCGTACTGGTGCGGGCAGGCACTGGTGGACGTCCTGCTCTTCTGGGCCCTGCTCTGCATTATGTTCGGCATTGTGCTGCTCTTCAACCACACCTGCCCCTTGCAGgccagcaccatcctgcccaTG ATCGTTTGCACAGCCGGTTATGGATTTTCTCTCATCCTCCTCATCTATTTAATCGCCTTTAAGTTTCGCAAGGGTCGGAGCAATCGCTACCTTTGGTCTTTCATCTTCATTCTG GTGAACTTCATTCTCTACATGATCAGTGACTCGCACGAAGTTTACTACGTCACCTTCTCCACTTTGATTCCTTTGTTTCCATTGCTGGGCTTGCTGAGCTACTCGGTAAGG caCATCATATTGTTTCACAATCTTCCTGATTCGTGGAATAACATCTTCATAGCTGTCTTTGCA CCTTACATCCACTGTCTGATCTTTGTGTTTCTCTTGCGCCATTTGGAGATGAGATACGGAGACACAGTTACAGGACACGATCCCATCTTCAG GATTCGGCAGCAGCGATCCCTCGCCCAGCAGAACAGGGACCCGCCGGGGCAGGAGGCCCCCGAagtgcaggaggagagggagagggtgAGGAGCGCCatgggctccctgcagccccag GAGGCGCTTATCGTTGTCAACAGTCTGCGCAAGGAGTATGAAGACAAGAAGGCCTGTTCcatgtttaagaaaaagaagaaagttgcTGTCAGAAATCTCTCTTTCAGTGTTAAAAAAG GAGAACTATTAGGTCTGTTAGGACCCAATGGATCTGGAAAGAGCACCGTTATGCACATGATTTCTGGAGACACAGCAGTGACCGCTGGGGAG gtgctgctgcagggctgcgaggccgctgcccccccggggcagggcggGCTGGGGCACTGCCCGCAGGAGGACGCGCTCTGGCCGGAGCTCTCCGTGCGCCAGCATCTGGAGGCCCACGCTGCCGTGAGAGGGATGAGGAAAGAGGATGCAGCTGTTCTCATCAGCCG CATGGCAAAGGACCTGGATCTCCAGAAGCATCTAAACACCCCAGCTAGGAGGTTGCCTGCTGGAGAAGCCAGAAAG CTGTCTTTTGCAGTGAGCATCCTGGGGAACCCGACCGTAATGCTGTGGGACGAGCCGTCCGTGGGCATGGATGTGAAAGGGCAGCGCTGTCTGTG